A window of Exiguobacterium sp. FSL W8-0210 contains these coding sequences:
- the priA gene encoding primosomal protein N': protein MIAEVIVDVAAATVDRPFDYAVPELWQELIVPGMRVEVPFGPRALLGIVVGTKATSDLTNVKSIVRVLDETPTYTQELLELSAYLSETTLCFQATALLAMLPAALKVSYDKLVIVESGPLRAYHGKKMSQLPTEVQQIILTAAKQADVTLQPVIREKKTSKTDKRIRLLEEQATFTKQASQQAALYAYIQEFPNALWSEIKQATGATSATLNALEKKSIIEVETIDVRRNPYEHLVQDIFVPSSLTEKQQEAVSAITAEAETGTFLLHGVTGSGKTEVYLESIHAQLERGRQAILLVPEISLTPMMVKRFKRRFGERVAVLHSGLSLGEKYDEWRKIAQGEVDVVVGARSAVFAPLTNIGIIILDEEHETTYKQEENPRYHTRDVAKWRAAYHRCPVVLGSATPLLETYARAQKGVYRYLPLRERFGGELPPVDIVDMRKELERGNRTPFSLALVEGIKERIERGEQTVLLLNRRGYTTFVLCRDCGETLQCPHCAVNLTYHQPENRLKCHYCGFEAAMPKTCPSCESTKIRQFGTGTQKIEEELAHLIPEARIIRMDQDTTSRKGAHEKLLDAFERKEGNILLGTQMIAKGLDFPNVTLVGVLAADATLGIPDFRASERTFQLITQVSGRAGRGQLAGQSIIQTYNPEHYVIQTAKQHDFETFYKREMQLRKLGGHPPFWFLGLITVSATHPLEAQAEAQQIASELRAFESEDLVVNGPFDAPLARLKNMYRQQVLIKHKGQEDVRTHLRDILARRQKSKTQVAIDLNPFVFM from the coding sequence ATGATAGCTGAAGTCATCGTCGATGTCGCAGCGGCCACCGTCGATCGTCCGTTTGATTATGCCGTGCCGGAACTCTGGCAGGAGCTGATTGTTCCCGGAATGCGCGTAGAGGTTCCGTTCGGTCCACGTGCGTTGCTTGGGATCGTCGTCGGAACGAAAGCAACCTCTGATTTGACGAACGTCAAATCGATTGTTCGTGTCTTAGATGAGACGCCGACCTATACGCAAGAATTACTCGAGCTGTCGGCTTATCTATCAGAAACGACCTTGTGTTTTCAGGCGACGGCGTTGCTTGCGATGCTGCCGGCTGCCTTAAAGGTGAGTTATGATAAACTGGTCATAGTCGAGTCGGGCCCACTTCGGGCATATCATGGTAAGAAAATGAGTCAATTACCAACGGAAGTCCAACAAATCATCTTAACAGCGGCGAAACAAGCTGACGTGACGCTTCAACCGGTCATTCGCGAGAAAAAGACGTCAAAGACGGATAAACGGATTCGTCTCCTAGAGGAACAGGCAACTTTTACGAAACAAGCGAGTCAACAAGCGGCACTGTATGCGTATATCCAAGAATTTCCGAATGCGCTTTGGAGTGAAATCAAGCAGGCGACGGGCGCAACGAGCGCGACGTTGAACGCCCTCGAGAAAAAAAGCATCATTGAAGTCGAGACGATTGATGTACGGCGAAATCCTTACGAACATCTCGTCCAAGACATCTTTGTGCCGTCCTCTTTGACGGAAAAGCAACAGGAAGCTGTCTCGGCGATTACGGCTGAAGCTGAGACCGGAACGTTTTTGTTACATGGCGTAACAGGAAGCGGAAAGACGGAAGTCTATCTTGAATCGATTCATGCACAACTCGAACGCGGTAGACAAGCGATCTTGCTCGTCCCTGAAATCAGTCTGACACCGATGATGGTCAAACGGTTCAAACGTCGTTTCGGAGAACGGGTCGCTGTCCTGCATAGCGGTCTATCGCTCGGAGAAAAGTATGATGAGTGGCGCAAAATCGCTCAAGGCGAGGTCGATGTCGTCGTCGGTGCACGGTCCGCCGTGTTTGCGCCGCTGACGAATATCGGAATCATCATTCTCGATGAAGAACATGAAACAACCTATAAACAAGAAGAGAATCCGCGCTATCATACGCGTGATGTTGCAAAATGGCGAGCGGCCTATCATCGTTGTCCCGTCGTGCTCGGAAGTGCAACGCCATTACTTGAGACGTATGCGCGGGCACAAAAAGGGGTCTATCGTTACTTACCGCTTCGCGAACGATTCGGTGGGGAACTGCCTCCGGTCGACATCGTTGATATGCGTAAAGAACTTGAACGGGGCAATCGGACTCCGTTCAGCCTCGCGCTCGTCGAAGGTATCAAAGAACGAATCGAGCGTGGGGAACAGACGGTATTACTTTTGAACCGTCGTGGATACACGACCTTCGTCTTATGTCGGGATTGCGGGGAGACGCTTCAATGTCCGCATTGTGCCGTCAATTTAACGTATCATCAACCTGAAAATCGCTTAAAGTGCCACTATTGTGGATTTGAGGCAGCGATGCCGAAAACTTGTCCGTCCTGTGAATCGACGAAGATTCGTCAGTTCGGAACGGGGACACAAAAGATCGAGGAAGAGTTGGCGCATTTGATTCCGGAAGCGCGCATTATCCGGATGGATCAAGATACGACGTCTCGTAAAGGCGCACACGAGAAGTTACTCGATGCCTTCGAGCGTAAGGAAGGAAACATTCTTCTCGGGACACAGATGATCGCAAAAGGTCTCGACTTTCCAAATGTCACGCTCGTTGGGGTGCTCGCTGCCGATGCGACGCTCGGTATTCCGGATTTTCGGGCAAGTGAGCGAACATTTCAGTTGATCACGCAAGTGTCGGGTCGTGCCGGGCGGGGGCAACTCGCCGGACAGTCGATCATCCAGACCTATAATCCGGAACACTACGTCATTCAGACGGCAAAACAGCATGATTTCGAAACGTTCTATAAGCGGGAGATGCAGTTGCGCAAACTCGGGGGACACCCTCCATTCTGGTTCCTTGGTCTGATCACGGTCTCGGCGACACATCCACTCGAAGCACAAGCAGAAGCGCAACAGATTGCTTCTGAGCTGCGGGCTTTCGAATCGGAGGATTTAGTCGTCAATGGACCGTTCGATGCGCCACTTGCTCGACTGAAGAATATGTACCGACAACAGGTCTTAATTAAACATAAAGGGCAGGAAGATGTCCGGACACATCTCCGTGATATCTTAGCCCGTCGTCAAAAATCAAAAACACAAGTCGCGATCGACTTGAATCCATTTGTATTCATGTGA
- the coaBC gene encoding bifunctional phosphopantothenoylcysteine decarboxylase/phosphopantothenate--cysteine ligase CoaBC: MLTNRNILLCVGGGIASYKSAALASKLVQAGAHVQVAMTRNAQQFVGKTTFEALTRKAVYDDVFIEHDPSKIAHIDLADEADLIVVAPATANLIAKLAHGIADDFITTTILAATCPVIVAPAMNVNMLEHPATVRNIEQLKQDGVQVIAPGVGNLACGWVGKGRLPEPEDLVATLSTFFEEKYLAGRKVLISAGPTVERIDPVRYLTNDSSGKTGIALAEAARDAGADVTLVHGPLRIGLPAGVETIAVESGEEMLEAMLRDYETQDIVIMSAAVADYRPSVQYDQKQKKIHGPLRIELEETTDILKTLGEQKEHQVLVGFAAETTDVETFAKQKLVRKKADFIVANDVSRSDIGFVSDENEVVVFGKNDSVTRYDQQLKSTLAKALMRQFAEALA, translated from the coding sequence ATGTTAACCAACCGAAACATTCTACTGTGTGTCGGCGGTGGAATCGCTTCCTACAAATCAGCAGCACTCGCTTCCAAACTCGTTCAAGCAGGCGCACATGTTCAAGTCGCGATGACGCGTAATGCGCAACAATTCGTCGGTAAGACGACATTTGAAGCACTGACGCGAAAAGCGGTCTATGATGACGTCTTCATCGAGCATGATCCGTCAAAGATCGCCCATATCGATTTAGCGGACGAAGCGGACCTGATCGTCGTCGCACCAGCGACCGCGAACTTGATTGCAAAACTCGCGCACGGGATCGCGGATGATTTCATCACGACGACGATCCTTGCAGCGACATGTCCCGTCATCGTCGCTCCAGCGATGAATGTCAACATGCTCGAACATCCGGCGACAGTCCGCAACATCGAACAACTGAAGCAGGACGGTGTCCAGGTGATTGCACCGGGAGTCGGAAATCTCGCATGTGGTTGGGTCGGGAAAGGTCGTTTACCTGAACCGGAAGATTTAGTCGCAACACTCTCAACGTTCTTTGAAGAGAAGTATCTAGCCGGACGAAAAGTCTTGATCAGTGCGGGACCGACCGTGGAACGGATTGATCCGGTTCGTTACTTGACGAATGATTCTTCAGGAAAGACAGGAATTGCGCTAGCAGAAGCAGCGCGAGATGCAGGAGCAGATGTCACGCTCGTACACGGGCCCCTTCGGATCGGACTACCGGCTGGCGTCGAAACGATTGCCGTCGAGTCGGGAGAAGAGATGCTCGAAGCCATGTTACGTGACTATGAGACGCAAGACATCGTCATCATGTCCGCTGCCGTAGCTGACTATCGACCGTCTGTCCAGTACGATCAGAAGCAGAAAAAAATTCACGGACCATTGCGGATTGAACTCGAGGAGACGACGGATATTCTGAAGACGCTCGGTGAGCAGAAAGAACATCAGGTATTAGTTGGATTTGCAGCGGAGACGACGGACGTCGAGACGTTCGCGAAACAGAAACTCGTCCGAAAGAAAGCGGATTTCATTGTCGCGAATGATGTCTCTCGTTCTGACATCGGATTTGTCAGCGACGAAAATGAGGTCGTCGTTTTTGGGAAGAATGATTCCGTCACGCGATACGATCAACAATTGAAATCGACGCTCGCTAAAGCGCTCATGCGCCAATTTGCGGAGGCATTGGCATGA
- the rpoZ gene encoding DNA-directed RNA polymerase subunit omega, protein MLYPSVDKLQKKVPSKYTIVTVAAKRARQIQDGKRVKVTNPKSHKPVGKALEELYFEEVSVTNQPQD, encoded by the coding sequence ATGTTATATCCATCAGTTGATAAGCTTCAAAAGAAAGTACCGTCGAAATATACAATCGTTACAGTTGCCGCTAAGCGTGCGCGTCAAATCCAAGACGGGAAACGCGTGAAAGTCACGAACCCAAAATCGCATAAACCGGTCGGGAAAGCTTTAGAAGAGCTTTATTTCGAAGAAGTATCCGTCACGAACCAACCGCAAGACTAA
- the gmk gene encoding guanylate kinase, which produces MFKERGLLLVLSGPSGVGKGTVCRALREDQDNDLHYSVSCTTRQPREGEVDGVHYFFKSREEFEEMIANNQLLEYAEFVGNYYGTPVEWVNQILDEGKDVILEIEVQGAMQVKEHFPEAVFLFLAPPSLQELRNRLVGRGTESEEVIKQRLLVAKEEIEMMDAYDYVVTNDEIHKACDRIQAIVTAEHCSRERVASLYKKAMEVK; this is translated from the coding sequence ATTTTCAAAGAGCGTGGCTTATTACTCGTATTATCTGGTCCAAGTGGTGTCGGAAAGGGAACGGTCTGTCGTGCCTTGCGCGAAGATCAGGATAACGATCTGCATTACTCGGTATCCTGTACGACGCGCCAACCGCGTGAAGGAGAAGTAGATGGTGTCCACTATTTCTTTAAATCGCGTGAAGAATTCGAAGAGATGATTGCGAACAATCAACTCTTGGAATATGCTGAATTCGTAGGGAACTACTATGGAACACCTGTCGAATGGGTGAACCAGATCCTAGATGAAGGAAAAGACGTCATTCTCGAAATTGAAGTTCAAGGGGCCATGCAGGTCAAAGAACATTTTCCGGAAGCTGTCTTCTTATTCCTTGCACCTCCAAGCCTCCAAGAATTACGGAACCGCCTCGTAGGGCGTGGAACGGAATCGGAGGAAGTCATTAAGCAACGTCTTCTCGTCGCTAAGGAAGAGATCGAGATGATGGATGCCTATGACTATGTCGTGACGAACGACGAAATTCATAAAGCCTGTGACCGGATCCAAGCGATCGTCACAGCGGAACATTGCAGTCGGGAACGTGTCGCGTCCCTATATAAAAAAGCCATGGAGGTTAAGTGA
- a CDS encoding Rqc2 family fibronectin-binding protein, with product MAFDGLMTTRVVEELQPLVGGRINKVYQPYTLDLVFQVRAERKNVLLLASANAMYARMHITSEAVSNPSEPPLFCMMLRKHVEGGFIESIEQLERDRIIVLRVRSRNELGDEEAKKIYVELMGRHSNIILTDGQDKILDAIKHLPLSQNTFRTIMPGMTYQLPPAQDKVDPLTGDIEKTLHRIDWNAGKLDRQLLGLFSGLSPQIAKEVVTRAGLANRTNLASAFQDVLKELDGPYVLQRMEGGKERFAPVRLTEGSIIDEKTFETSGQVLDAFFHQKANRDRVKQQAADLERFIKSEYDKNILKRSKLEKDLEATLRMDEWKHKGELLTTYLYQLERGMKEATVVDYYDPDGAEITITLDPRFSPNENAQRYYKRYNKLKTAKVEVARQLEKNQAEIAYFEGLLAQLDVASPEDIREMREELVEEGYLRERQKKKKKPQLPQLEEYRSSTGLPFFVGKNNKQNDYATFKFGRRSDTWLHTKDIPGSHVIIQSDAPDETTLKEAAIVAAYFSKARESSQVPVDFTELRYVKKPSGAKPGFVIYTDQTTLYVTPDPDVVQSLRQ from the coding sequence ATGGCTTTTGACGGATTGATGACGACACGCGTCGTCGAAGAACTCCAACCGCTCGTCGGAGGACGGATCAATAAGGTATACCAACCGTATACATTGGATTTAGTATTCCAGGTCCGGGCCGAGCGAAAAAACGTATTGTTGCTCGCCTCTGCGAATGCCATGTATGCACGGATGCACATTACGTCGGAAGCGGTCAGCAACCCGAGTGAACCCCCACTCTTCTGTATGATGCTCCGCAAACATGTCGAAGGTGGGTTCATCGAATCAATTGAACAACTCGAACGTGACCGAATCATCGTCTTGCGCGTCCGCTCCCGGAACGAACTCGGTGATGAGGAAGCGAAAAAAATCTATGTCGAGTTGATGGGACGTCACTCGAACATCATTTTGACCGATGGACAAGATAAGATCCTCGATGCGATCAAACACTTACCACTCAGTCAAAATACCTTCCGGACGATCATGCCAGGGATGACATACCAGCTTCCGCCGGCACAGGATAAAGTTGATCCGCTTACGGGAGATATCGAAAAGACCCTTCACCGAATCGACTGGAACGCTGGGAAACTCGATCGACAGTTACTTGGTCTCTTCAGTGGTCTATCTCCGCAAATCGCAAAGGAAGTCGTCACACGGGCAGGTCTTGCTAACCGGACGAATCTTGCATCTGCCTTTCAAGATGTCCTGAAGGAACTCGATGGTCCTTATGTGTTGCAACGGATGGAAGGTGGTAAGGAACGCTTCGCACCGGTCCGGCTAACGGAAGGATCCATCATCGACGAGAAGACGTTCGAGACGAGTGGTCAAGTCCTCGACGCCTTCTTCCATCAAAAAGCAAACCGCGATCGCGTCAAACAACAAGCAGCCGATCTCGAACGGTTCATCAAGAGCGAGTACGATAAGAATATCTTAAAGCGCTCAAAACTCGAAAAAGATTTAGAAGCGACGTTACGGATGGATGAATGGAAACATAAAGGGGAACTGCTGACGACCTATCTTTATCAGCTCGAACGCGGGATGAAGGAAGCGACCGTCGTCGATTACTATGATCCAGATGGTGCTGAGATCACGATCACGCTTGATCCTCGTTTCTCGCCGAATGAGAACGCGCAACGTTATTACAAACGGTATAACAAATTAAAAACCGCCAAAGTCGAAGTCGCGCGTCAGCTCGAGAAGAACCAAGCTGAGATTGCGTACTTCGAAGGCTTACTTGCGCAACTCGATGTCGCATCCCCGGAAGACATCCGGGAAATGCGCGAGGAACTCGTCGAAGAAGGTTATCTGCGCGAACGACAAAAGAAGAAAAAGAAACCGCAGCTCCCACAACTCGAAGAATACCGTTCTTCGACTGGTCTTCCATTCTTCGTCGGAAAGAACAATAAACAAAATGATTACGCGACGTTCAAGTTCGGACGCAGGTCCGATACGTGGTTACACACGAAGGATATCCCGGGATCACACGTCATCATTCAAAGTGATGCACCGGACGAGACGACGTTGAAGGAAGCAGCGATTGTCGCGGCTTATTTCTCGAAAGCACGTGAGTCGAGCCAAGTTCCGGTCGACTTCACGGAACTACGTTATGTCAAAAAACCGAGTGGTGCAAAGCCCGGATTCGTCATCTACACGGATCAAACGACTCTTTACGTCACACCTGATCCAGATGTCGTCCAATCCTTACGTCAATGA
- a CDS encoding FUSC family protein, which produces MKLKFRIGLRTIKTGIAVALALSISWYVFGIYSGMGAVAAIVAMQPTIHRSFKIVFNRIFGTVLGLMCGLAIVATLGANPLTIGLAVVVSLVLNSMIGRTDMSTFAAFAIVLMFESPTADYVHYALSRSLLTVVGVLSAVLVNYIVFPPHYEDRLLLLVKKTTQQLMEDWRSLVQDDGRLLTVRKQILKHEEMMLMLQEDQKYPLVASGQSEAFIRLKELVDLEDKLLVLLESIASHRDIPMTEEQEKTLGQEIDFLLSHHYDVIFSHERKQAMFSFDQELSEAKDIIHGHLLDYREQLEKMK; this is translated from the coding sequence GTGAAATTAAAGTTTCGGATTGGACTTCGAACGATCAAGACCGGTATCGCGGTAGCTCTTGCACTCAGCATCTCTTGGTATGTATTCGGTATTTATTCAGGAATGGGGGCTGTCGCAGCCATCGTTGCGATGCAACCGACGATCCATCGTTCATTTAAAATCGTCTTCAATCGAATTTTCGGAACGGTACTCGGACTGATGTGTGGACTCGCCATCGTTGCGACACTTGGTGCCAATCCACTGACGATCGGACTCGCCGTCGTCGTCTCGCTCGTCCTCAATTCGATGATTGGACGAACGGATATGTCGACGTTCGCTGCTTTTGCGATCGTCTTGATGTTCGAGAGCCCGACCGCTGACTACGTCCACTATGCCTTATCACGGTCGTTGTTGACTGTCGTTGGGGTATTATCTGCCGTCCTCGTCAATTACATCGTCTTCCCGCCACATTATGAAGACCGCTTACTGTTACTCGTCAAAAAAACGACGCAACAGTTGATGGAAGATTGGCGAAGCCTTGTGCAAGATGATGGACGCTTGCTGACTGTCCGTAAACAAATCCTCAAACATGAGGAAATGATGTTGATGCTTCAAGAGGATCAAAAATATCCACTAGTGGCGAGCGGTCAAAGTGAAGCGTTCATTCGACTGAAGGAGCTTGTTGATCTTGAAGACAAGTTGCTCGTCTTGCTTGAAAGCATTGCTAGTCACCGGGATATCCCGATGACAGAAGAACAAGAAAAGACGCTCGGTCAGGAAATTGATTTCTTACTCAGCCATCATTACGATGTCATCTTCTCCCACGAACGAAAACAAGCGATGTTCTCATTCGATCAAGAATTAAGCGAGGCGAAGGATATCATCCATGGGCATTTGCTCGATTACCGGGAACAGTTAGAAAAAATGAAGTGA
- a CDS encoding metal-dependent hydrolase, with protein sequence MKLTYHGQSTVTIETNGHHLVIDPFFSGNEKATTNPDDVKADFILLTHAHADHMLDAERIAKATGATIIATHELATYLSFKGLNVHPMNLGGQFEFPFGKVKMTQAFHSSSIIDEEKQTITYMGMPAGFLLTIEGKEIYHAGDTALFGDLALYGAHHEIDLAFLPIGDNFTMGPDDALIAADMLQAKAVVPIHYDTFDLIKQDANAFCEKIEAQGQTGHPLAIGESLEL encoded by the coding sequence ATGAAGCTAACTTATCATGGACAGTCAACAGTAACGATTGAAACGAATGGTCACCATCTCGTCATCGATCCATTCTTTAGTGGTAATGAAAAAGCGACGACGAATCCAGATGACGTCAAGGCAGATTTTATTTTGTTAACCCATGCCCATGCCGATCATATGCTGGATGCAGAGCGTATCGCGAAAGCCACGGGAGCAACAATCATTGCTACGCACGAACTGGCGACGTATCTGAGTTTCAAAGGCCTCAACGTTCATCCGATGAATCTCGGCGGACAGTTTGAATTCCCGTTTGGTAAAGTGAAGATGACACAGGCATTCCATTCATCAAGTATCATCGATGAGGAAAAACAGACGATTACGTACATGGGGATGCCGGCTGGATTCTTGCTGACGATCGAAGGAAAGGAAATCTATCATGCAGGCGATACGGCACTGTTCGGGGATTTAGCCCTTTATGGCGCTCATCACGAAATCGATTTAGCCTTCTTACCGATCGGTGATAACTTCACGATGGGTCCGGATGATGCGTTGATCGCTGCAGATATGTTGCAAGCGAAAGCCGTCGTACCAATCCACTACGATACATTTGATTTAATCAAACAAGATGCGAACGCATTCTGTGAAAAGATTGAAGCGCAAGGTCAAACGGGTCATCCACTCGCGATTGGCGAGTCACTCGAATTATAA
- a CDS encoding lactoylglutathione lyase family protein — MTYPRNFSHIGLSVPNLDEAVRFYQEVMGWYIIMEPSDVLEDDSAIGVMCTDVFGAGWNKFRIAHMATGDRIGIELFEFPNNEQPENNFEFWKTGIFHYAIQDPDVEGLVEKIVAHGGKQRMPIREYYPGDKPYRMVYCEDPFGNLVEIYSHSYELTYSEGAY, encoded by the coding sequence ATAACGTATCCACGTAATTTTTCGCACATCGGTCTTTCTGTACCGAATCTCGACGAAGCCGTCCGTTTTTATCAAGAGGTGATGGGTTGGTATATCATCATGGAACCATCTGATGTCCTCGAAGATGACTCTGCCATCGGTGTCATGTGTACGGATGTCTTTGGTGCAGGATGGAACAAGTTCCGGATTGCTCACATGGCGACAGGTGACCGCATCGGAATCGAGTTGTTCGAGTTCCCGAACAATGAACAACCCGAAAATAACTTCGAATTCTGGAAAACAGGCATCTTCCATTATGCGATCCAAGATCCAGACGTCGAAGGACTCGTCGAAAAAATCGTCGCCCACGGCGGCAAACAACGGATGCCGATCCGCGAATACTATCCGGGAGACAAGCCGTATCGAATGGTCTACTGTGAGGATCCATTCGGTAACCTCGTCGAAATCTACTCTCACTCGTATGAACTCACCTATTCGGAAGGAGCGTATTAA
- a CDS encoding zinc-binding dehydrogenase: MKAWLNHSGTAIDQWTFEEVETPTPGEGQALIRVKTVALNPVDYKATNNPAWTFPHIPGVDLAGVVEQIGPGAEVKIGDRVAIHTNLQRDGAFAEYALVDTRALALIPEDISFAEAAAILCAGMTAYEAIVQKMNTTGKETILIHAGAGGVGGIGIQLAKRLGLKVATTASTENHEWVKRLGADLAIDYKKENVTDVIRDWTNGRGADLIFNTVGRDEATADLGRLAFSGQLAFIAGGPDQSVVKPFTLSPSIHEVALAAAYASEDDRAIRNLGYMASELLKFVAAKELDPLVTEEIPAADIVKGLQRLSERHVRGKIIATFN, encoded by the coding sequence ATGAAAGCATGGTTAAATCACTCAGGTACAGCCATTGATCAATGGACATTCGAAGAGGTCGAAACACCGACGCCAGGAGAAGGTCAAGCCTTGATTCGTGTCAAAACCGTCGCGCTGAATCCCGTCGACTATAAGGCGACCAACAATCCAGCTTGGACGTTCCCGCATATTCCAGGCGTCGATTTAGCTGGTGTCGTCGAACAAATCGGACCCGGCGCAGAAGTGAAAATCGGCGATCGTGTAGCGATTCATACGAACCTGCAACGCGATGGTGCTTTTGCTGAATATGCCCTCGTCGATACACGTGCCCTCGCCCTGATTCCGGAAGACATCTCATTCGCTGAAGCCGCTGCGATTCTTTGCGCAGGCATGACTGCCTATGAAGCCATCGTTCAGAAGATGAACACGACAGGGAAAGAAACGATCCTTATCCATGCTGGTGCAGGTGGTGTTGGTGGCATCGGCATTCAACTCGCAAAACGCCTTGGTCTTAAGGTCGCGACGACTGCTTCGACGGAAAATCATGAGTGGGTCAAGCGACTCGGTGCCGATCTTGCCATCGACTACAAAAAAGAAAATGTCACGGATGTCATCCGCGATTGGACGAACGGTCGCGGCGCTGACTTGATTTTTAATACGGTGGGTCGAGATGAAGCAACAGCTGATCTCGGACGTCTTGCCTTCTCGGGGCAACTTGCCTTCATCGCCGGTGGTCCCGATCAGTCGGTCGTTAAGCCGTTCACGCTCTCCCCTTCGATCCATGAAGTGGCACTCGCGGCTGCTTATGCAAGCGAAGATGACCGTGCCATCCGAAATCTCGGTTATATGGCAAGCGAGTTATTAAAATTCGTCGCAGCAAAAGAACTCGATCCACTCGTTACAGAAGAGATTCCAGCAGCAGACATCGTCAAAGGATTGCAACGTCTATCTGAACGCCACGTCCGTGGTAAAATCATCGCTACATTCAATTGA
- a CDS encoding GNAT family N-acetyltransferase gives MVTHYRDYEQFKKVVLPFLLERPDTHQLILGILERGDEPLLMATAQEGDHRLVILQTIPEQAIVAGDVFSQEGIRKLARILDSPGFVGEQAILAPLLLPHSMYEVHMEQGMYALTKVEMPQVPKNVVFRPISDDERQQALAFASGFLYEVETRPSERQLTQLHQSMTRHIHQRSLIGLFREDVLVAMAAATRPTQTGITISYVYTPKELRGNGYASYLVAKLSEHLLQSYPVVTLYTDWSNQTANKIYQHVGFELVGRSLHIKKQDRYR, from the coding sequence ATGGTGACGCATTATCGTGATTATGAACAGTTCAAAAAGGTCGTCCTCCCGTTTTTGCTTGAACGTCCGGATACCCATCAGTTGATTCTTGGCATATTAGAACGTGGGGATGAACCGCTCTTGATGGCAACGGCACAAGAAGGCGATCATCGTCTCGTCATATTGCAAACGATACCGGAGCAAGCCATCGTCGCAGGGGATGTGTTCTCGCAAGAAGGAATCCGAAAGCTTGCGCGAATTCTGGATAGTCCAGGATTCGTCGGAGAACAGGCTATCTTAGCGCCGCTGTTACTCCCACATTCCATGTATGAGGTACATATGGAACAGGGGATGTATGCATTGACGAAGGTCGAGATGCCGCAGGTTCCGAAAAATGTCGTCTTCCGACCGATTTCGGACGATGAAAGACAACAAGCCTTAGCGTTTGCGTCCGGATTTTTATATGAAGTTGAAACGCGACCTTCTGAGCGACAGCTTACGCAACTCCATCAGTCGATGACGCGACACATCCACCAAAGAAGCTTGATCGGACTGTTTCGTGAAGATGTGCTTGTCGCGATGGCAGCAGCGACGCGTCCGACGCAAACTGGGATTACGATTTCTTACGTCTATACGCCGAAAGAACTGCGTGGAAATGGGTATGCCTCTTATCTTGTCGCCAAACTATCTGAACATCTACTACAGTCTTATCCGGTCGTGACGCTCTACACTGATTGGTCGAACCAGACAGCGAATAAGATCTATCAGCATGTCGGTTTCGAGTTAGTCGGACGATCCTTACATATCAAGAAACAAGACCGCTACCGGTAA
- the pyrE gene encoding orotate phosphoribosyltransferase has product MVNPIASALLRIEAVTLSPNDPYTWASGLRSPIYCDNRLTLSYPEVRSLIADALAEKVKGLAVDVIAGTATAGIPHAAFVAERLGLPMVYVRSGNKKHGKGNQIEGVIQPGQRVVVIEDLLSTGMSAIEAAEALQAKGANVIRIQAIFSYGMERLSNNLRDAKIEADALLTFEALLETAQQQGDITIEEQKQLADWSKDPVAWSERFTANA; this is encoded by the coding sequence ATGGTAAATCCAATCGCTAGTGCGTTACTCCGTATTGAAGCCGTCACCTTATCGCCAAACGATCCATACACATGGGCAAGTGGACTTCGTTCACCGATTTATTGTGATAATCGTTTGACGCTCTCGTACCCAGAAGTTCGTTCCTTGATTGCAGATGCACTCGCTGAGAAAGTGAAGGGACTTGCAGTCGATGTGATTGCTGGAACTGCGACGGCAGGTATTCCACACGCAGCATTCGTCGCGGAACGACTAGGATTACCGATGGTCTACGTACGTAGTGGCAACAAGAAACACGGTAAAGGGAATCAAATCGAAGGTGTCATTCAACCTGGACAACGTGTCGTCGTCATCGAAGACTTATTATCGACGGGGATGTCAGCAATCGAAGCGGCGGAAGCTCTGCAAGCGAAGGGAGCAAATGTCATTCGCATTCAAGCGATCTTCTCGTACGGGATGGAGCGCTTGTCAAACAATCTCCGCGACGCAAAGATCGAAGCGGATGCATTACTGACGTTCGAAGCGTTACTCGAAACCGCACAACAACAAGGCGATATTACTATAGAAGAGCAAAAACAGTTGGCGGATTGGTCGAAAGATCCAGTCGCTTGGAGCGAACGTTTTACAGCGAACGCCTAA